The following is a genomic window from Bosea sp. RAC05.
CATCTCGATGAAGCAGGCGGAGGGCGCGATCCGGGCGTTCCTGGAGAAGTAGCCTCACTCCCGACCACAGCACTCTTCAGCACAACTTGCATGTCTCTCAATTGAGAGACATGCTTGGTGGGGTCCTGATGGGAGCACAGACGGTGGCCGCACGAACCTCGATGTTGCATGTCCGAATCGACGATCAGCTCAAGGCCGAGGCCACGGAAACGCTCGCAGGTTTCGGTCTGTCCGTTTCTGATGCAGTCCGGATCCTGCTGACCCGCGTGGTGAAGGAAGGCGGCCTGCCGGCAGGGCTGGCCGTCGATCCGGAGGCGCATGACCTCTGGTTTCGGGCCAAGGTTCGCGAGGCCCTGGCCGACCCGGCGCCTGGCCTGTCGCATGATCAGGTCATGGACGATGTTCAAGCGCTGATCGACAGGAAGCGTCTTGCCAGGGCCTGAATGGCTTCCCGTTGCGCGCGATGACCTGATGTCGATCGTCGGTTACATCGCCGACGACAACCCGGATGCTGCTCAGCGGCTGAAGGACGAGATCGAAGCGAGAGTGGCGAAGCTGATCGCATTCCCCGACCGATTTCGCCCCGGGCGCGTTGAAGGCACCCGCGAAATGAGCGTCGGGCCGAACTACGTCGTCGTCTATGCTACCGGTGGCGCCACCATCCGCATCCTGAGGGGGTTGCACGCCGCCCGGCAATGGCCCCCGGACAGCGACTAGCTCCCGCCTTTCTCAGGCCCCCTACCCCGCCCGGACCACCGCCCGCACCCCGTCGATCACGAACTGCACCGCCAGCGCCGCGAGGATGACGCCGAGCAGGCGGGTCAGGACGATGTTGCCGGTGATGCCGA
Proteins encoded in this region:
- the relB gene encoding type II toxin-antitoxin system RelB family antitoxin, whose product is MAARTSMLHVRIDDQLKAEATETLAGFGLSVSDAVRILLTRVVKEGGLPAGLAVDPEAHDLWFRAKVREALADPAPGLSHDQVMDDVQALIDRKRLARA
- a CDS encoding type II toxin-antitoxin system RelE/ParE family toxin, which translates into the protein MPGPEWLPVARDDLMSIVGYIADDNPDAAQRLKDEIEARVAKLIAFPDRFRPGRVEGTREMSVGPNYVVVYATGGATIRILRGLHAARQWPPDSD